Proteins co-encoded in one Kribbella qitaiheensis genomic window:
- a CDS encoding MFS transporter, with amino-acid sequence MARSEARLLVPALMFVALVVAAVASLGTPLITSVATSFHVSLGSAQWTLTVALLSGAVATPLLGRLGAGPHRRATILATLAVVVAGSALTVLPLPFAWLLAGRAAQGVGLGLTALMMGVARDHLPEERSAAVIALISVVSIIGAGVGYPLAALLAELGGVRAAYGLGLVVTAAALLTAWRSMPEAPEGRSAHVDVAGAVVLSAALLLVLFLAGERNLWSRHLAVAAGLAVVAVVLLCIWAVIELRSTTPLIDVRALRHPAVAGTNLAMFVGGIGMYLLLTLITRFAQTPHGAGYGFGLTTFVAGLVLIPFSVLGFVAGKLTPRVRTRIADPLVLAGSAVVVGGGFALFAAARSDLAELFAAMGVLGFGVGGFSAAMPGVILAVTPKSETSSAMSFNYVVRSVGYSLGSAIGGLILAAGTGPGHLFPDDSAYTTAALVGIGAMAIATLTSLALARRRSSETNP; translated from the coding sequence GTGGCGCGTTCCGAGGCGCGGCTGCTGGTCCCCGCCCTGATGTTCGTCGCTCTGGTCGTGGCGGCGGTCGCCAGCCTCGGGACGCCGCTCATCACCAGCGTGGCGACCTCGTTCCACGTCTCGCTCGGCAGCGCGCAGTGGACGCTGACCGTCGCGCTGCTCAGCGGCGCCGTCGCCACGCCGCTCCTGGGCCGGCTCGGAGCCGGCCCGCACCGGCGGGCCACGATCCTCGCCACGCTGGCGGTCGTCGTCGCCGGCAGCGCGCTCACCGTGCTGCCGCTGCCGTTCGCGTGGCTGCTGGCCGGCAGGGCGGCCCAGGGCGTCGGGCTCGGGCTGACGGCGCTGATGATGGGCGTGGCCCGGGACCACCTCCCCGAGGAGCGCAGCGCGGCCGTGATCGCCCTGATCTCGGTGGTCTCGATCATCGGGGCCGGCGTCGGCTACCCGCTGGCCGCACTGCTCGCCGAACTCGGCGGGGTACGGGCCGCCTACGGCCTCGGCCTGGTCGTCACCGCCGCCGCCCTCCTGACCGCGTGGCGCTCCATGCCCGAAGCCCCCGAAGGCCGCTCCGCCCACGTGGACGTGGCAGGCGCGGTCGTCCTGTCCGCTGCGCTGCTCCTGGTGCTGTTCCTCGCCGGCGAACGGAATCTGTGGAGCCGGCACCTCGCCGTGGCGGCGGGCCTCGCCGTCGTCGCGGTGGTGCTGCTCTGCATCTGGGCCGTCATCGAGCTGCGCAGCACGACGCCCCTGATCGATGTACGGGCGCTGCGGCACCCGGCGGTCGCCGGGACGAACCTCGCCATGTTCGTCGGCGGGATCGGCATGTACCTCCTGCTCACGCTCATCACCCGGTTCGCGCAGACGCCGCACGGCGCCGGCTACGGCTTTGGGCTGACGACCTTCGTCGCCGGGCTGGTCCTCATCCCGTTCTCGGTGCTGGGGTTCGTCGCAGGCAAGCTCACGCCGCGGGTCCGGACGCGGATCGCCGACCCCCTGGTCCTGGCCGGCAGCGCCGTCGTGGTCGGCGGCGGGTTCGCCCTGTTCGCGGCCGCCCGGTCGGACCTGGCCGAACTGTTCGCGGCGATGGGCGTGCTCGGCTTCGGCGTCGGCGGCTTCTCGGCCGCGATGCCCGGCGTCATCCTGGCCGTCACCCCCAAGAGCGAGACGTCGAGCGCCATGAGCTTCAACTACGTCGTCCGCAGCGTCGGGTACTCCCTGGGCAGTGCCATCGGCGGCCTGATCCTCGCCGCGGGCACCGGCCCCGGCCACCTCTTCCCCGACGACAGCGCCTACACCACCGCGGCGCTGGTCGGCATCGGCGCCATGGCGATCGCGACGCTGACAAGCCTCGCTCTCGCCCGCCGACGGTCGTCCGAGACCAACCCGTAA
- a CDS encoding DUF1330 domain-containing protein — MPKGYWVSAYRTISDPEKLAAYNKLAAPAVKAGGGRTLVRGSRVVAYDAGIAERTVLVEFDSFEQAVAAHESAAYQEALVALSDGVERDFRIVEGID; from the coding sequence ATGCCCAAGGGCTACTGGGTCAGCGCCTACCGCACCATTTCAGACCCTGAGAAGCTGGCTGCTTACAACAAGCTGGCGGCTCCGGCCGTCAAGGCCGGGGGCGGTCGGACCCTCGTCCGTGGCAGTCGGGTCGTGGCGTATGACGCCGGAATCGCCGAGCGCACCGTCCTGGTCGAGTTCGACAGCTTCGAGCAGGCCGTCGCGGCGCACGAGAGTGCGGCCTATCAGGAGGCGCTGGTCGCCCTCTCCGACGGCGTCGAGCGCGACTTCCGCATCGTCGAAGGCATCGACTGA